TAGAAAGTTTCCCATTGCGGGACGCGGAGTCGTCGGCCGATACCGTCCGGCAACCTCCCTCCAGATGCCATACCGGATCCCGCCGGCAACTGGCCGTGCTCTATTGTGCCTTCACCTTTGCCTTCGAATCAAGGGGTAAAGCCGTCCCGTCCGCGCGCCCTGTTGGCACTCGCGGCATGTCCAGCACCGGATCGCACAACTCCCTGCCGACAGTGGGTCCACTACTGCGTGATGTTGAAGGTCGCGGTGAGGGAGTTCGAATCGGAGCCGGCGCTGTCGGTGAGGTACATCCTGGCGGTGTACGTCCCGGGCGTAAGAAACATGACGTTGGTGGTTGTGCCGTTGTAGGTGCCGACCGTTTTGCCGGAAGGGATTGTGAGGGTGATCGTCTTTGAAAAGACCTGCGCGCCGCTGGGGTTGTACACGGTGTAGGTACCGGTGGAAACGTCGCCGTCCGGATCGCTGAAGTCGAAGCGCCAACCGACGCTGGTGACGGTATTTACGGTGGTCGCATTTGGTGTGTACTGGAGGTTGAAGATAGCAGGCGCTGTTCCGGCTGCTGTCTGCCCGGCACCCCCGCCTCCGCCGCCGCACCCGGCCAGCGCAAATGCTAGAAGAATGATCGTTGCTCCATATTTAAAAGCACTACATTGCATCACACTTTCTCCTTGTCTGAAGATGGAGGTTAAGAAGAAGTCATAAAAGCCCATGAATACTATCACAACTTCTGCTAGTCCACCAATAAAAACTGGAAAACAGTCTCCAGTGATTTGGGGGCGACAACTTTTTGTTAACTGTGACCGACAAAGCCGTTGACGCAGCGTGAATCGCAGTGTTATTCTCCCATGCTTTCAATTCAATTCCTTCCGGCGCGAACTTGCGACGGCATGGAAAATACAATGGTGATAGGAGTTGACCAGTGAGAAAAAGAGTAAGCCTGGCGTCAGCAGTACTTGCAGTTGCCCTCTCCGTATCCTCCGTCTTTGCAGCAGATGCTTCGAGACCTCTCATCGGCGTCTCCAAGATCGTCTCCCACCCCGCCCTCGATGCCGTTGAGAAAGGTCTCCAGGACGAGCTCGCCGCGCTGAAGATCTCCGCGCAGTTCGACCTGCAGAATGCCAACGGCGACTCCAACACGGCAGCCTCCATCGCCAACAAATTCCAGTCCGAGAAAGTGGCCGTCGCAGTAGGCATCGCGACCCCGACCGCGCAGGCGCTGGTCAACACACTGAAAACGACTCCGGTGGTATTCTCCGCCGTCACCGACCCGGTCAAGGCCGGCCTCGTCAGGTCCCTCACGAAGGGTGGCAAGTATGTCACCGGCGTCTCCGACATGACCCCGGTAAAGCAGCAGATCGAGCTTCTCCTCAAGATGAAGAAGGTGAAGAGACTCGGCCACATCTACACGAGCTCCGAGGAGAACGCGGTGGTCCTCGCCGGCGTCGTGAAGCAGGCGTGCAAGGATCTCAACATCGAATTCGTGGAGACGACCGTCTCCAAGTCCTCCGAGGTGAAGCAGGCAGTACAGGCGATCGTGAGAAGGGTCGACGCCCTCTACATCTCCACCGACAACACCGTCGTCTCCGCCCTGAGCGCGGTCACCGACGTTGCAATGAAAAACAAGATCCCGGTCATGTCCGCGGACCCGAGCTCCGCAGAGAAGTTCCCGGTCCTCGCCGCCTGGGGCTTTGACTACTACAAGATGGGGCGCGTCACCGGCCAGATGGTCGCCGCTATCCTCAAGGGGAAAAAGCCTGAGCAGATGCCGACCCGCTTCATGACCAAGGCTTCCGACGTCGACCTCCTCATCAACCTCGACGTGGCGAAGAAGCTCGGCCTTGCCGTGCCGCAGGATCTCGTGAAGACCGCCAACAAGGTGGTACAGAACGGCGCGCTCACCAAGAAGTAGTGAAAACAGCGACGGCGCCCGCTTGGGCGCCTGTCGCCAGTCCAAGGTAAGGAAGTAGCGTTTTTATGATCGAAGGGATTTTCGTAGAAGGACTCATTTACGGGATCATGGTACTCGGGGTGTTCATCTCCTTCCGGGTGCTCGACTTCCCTGACCTCACGGTGGACGGTTCCTTTCCGCTGGGGGCTGCACTGATGGCGACCTGCATCCTCTCCGGGATAAACCTCTGGGTTGCTCTGTTGATCGCCTTTGCCGGCGGTGTCATCGCCGGGTACGCCACCGCCCTCATCCACAACCACCTGAAGGTGCCGAACCTGCTGGCCGGCATCCTCACCATGACGATGCTCTACTCGGTGAACATCAGGGTTCTCGGCAACCGCGCCAACGTCCCGCTCCTGAACCAGGACACCGTCCTCACCTTCGTTGCCGCGAGGCTCGAGGGAATCGTCCCCGAAGAGTACCAGGTCCTCGTCTTCTTCGTGATCGTGGCGATCATCATCAAGGTGCTGCTCGACATGTTCTTCCGCACCGACCTCGGTCTCACCATCGGGGCGATGGGGAACAACGAGCAGATGGTTGTCTCCCAGGGGGTCGACCCGAAGACGCTGAAGGCAATCGGCCTTGGTCTCTCCAACGGTCTCGTGGCCCTCTCAGGCGCCTTCGCCGCGCAGTACTTAGGCTTTGCCGACGTCGGTCTCGGCCAGGGGATCATCATCTCCGGCCTCGCCTCCGTCATGATCGGCGAGTTCCTGATCATGAAGAGCAACCGCATCTCGGTGCTGACCCTCTGCGCGCTCCTGGGCTCGATCTGCTTCCACGGAGTCCTCTACGTCGGGCGCTACTACGGCTATCTCGTGAAGATGACACCGAACGACCTGAACCTCATAAAGGGTATCCTGATCATCATCCTCCTTGTCGCGACCCAGAGCAGGAAACTGAAGAAACCGTCCAGGGGGGTGGTGAGCAAATGATCGAGCTTAAAGACGTATCGATGATCTTCAACCAGGGGACGGTGAACGAAAACCAGGCCATCTCCAACATCAACCTGAGGGTGAAAGAAGGGGACTTCATCACCGTTATCGGCTCCAACGGAGCAGGGAAGTCGACGCTTTTCAACCTGATCGCCGGGACGATAACGCCGACCTTCGGCTCCATCCACCTGAACAACCGGAACGTGACGCGGGAGCCGGAGTACAAGCGCGCGAAGTACATCGGCCGCATCTTTCAGAATCCGTTGCTGGGGACCGCCGGCAACATGAGCCTGGAAGACAACATGATGATCACCTACCGCAAGGGGTTCAAGTGGCTGAAGCGCAGCCTCAACCACGCCAAGAGGGAGCTCTTCCGCTCCGAGCTCGTCCAGCTCAGGATGGGGCTTGAGGACCGCATGAAGGAGAACCTGGCCATGTTCTCCGGCGGTCAGAGACAGGCGCTGACCCTCCTGATGGTGGTCCTTTCGAAGCCGGACCTGATTCTCCTGGACGAGCACACCGCGGCGCTCGACCCGAAGAACGCGGAGATCGTCCTGGAACTGACGAACAAGTTCATCGAGGAATACAAGCTGACCGCGATGATGATCACCCACAACATGACCCACGCCATCGAGTTTGGAAACAGGCTCCTCATGATGGACAAGGGGGAAATCATCTTCGACGTCGAGGGGCAGGCGAAAAAGGAGCTCACCGTCGAGCGGCTCATCGAGAAGTTCCACGAAATCCGCCACAAGAGCTTCGAGAACGACCGGACCTTACTCTCGGAGGACTGAGAGAAACGGGATCTTTGAGAGAGAAAAGGCGCCGGAGGGAAATCCTCCGGCGCCTTTTTATCATTCAGCAGATGTAATGTAGGCCGGGATAAGCCGGAGGCGTTCCCGGCAGACTCTGGTGATCCTGCAATGCCGCTTTTTGCCGGAAACGCTGCGCTTATTCCGGCCTACATTGCTACATACAACAACGTAAAGCATGACCCCTTTCTACGCCAGCTTGAACTTCCCCACCAGGCTCTGCAGGTCCTCCGCGAGGGTTGCAAGGTCACTTGCCGCGCCCGCGCAATGATGGGCACCACTGGAGGTCCTTTGCACGACGCCGGTGATCTGCGTGATGTTGCTGGAGATCTCCGCCGTCGTCGCCGTTTGCTGCTCTGCCGCCGTGGCAATCTGGGCGATCTGCAGCGTCACCCCGGACACCTTCTCGAGGATCTCCTGCAAAGACGCCCCCGACTTCTCCGCCTCCACCGTCCCGGCTCCGACCTCGTGCACTCCTTCCTCCATCGCCTGCACGGCATCCCGCGTTTCCGCCTGGATGGAGCGGATCATCTCCCCTATTTCCCGCGTCGCCTTCGTGGTCCGCTCGGCAAGCGCACGTACCTCGTCGGCGACGACGGCAAAACCGCGCCCCTGCTCACCGGCTCGCGCGGCCTCTATCGCGGCGTTCAGCGCCAGGAGATTCGTCTGGTCCGCTATGTCCTCTATGGTGCCGACAATTTCGCCTATCTGGTCGCTGCGCTGCCCCAGACTCGCCACGGTAGCGGCTGACGCTTTCACCCTTGTCGCGATGCGGGACATAACCTGCACGGTTTCTTTCACCACGGCGGCACCGGCCTCGGCGGAGGCGGTTGCCCCCTTCCCTTCCACCGCGGCAAGGTGGCAGTTTTGGGCGATGTCACCGGAAGTCGCCGCCATCTCCTCGGTGGCAGTCGCCACCGTGCCCGTCTGGCAGGCGACCTCGTCGGCCCCGTTGGAGATGACCTCCGAGGTGTCGTGCAGGTCGCTGGCGGCAGAGGCGACGGCCCTGCTATTGCTCGCCACTCTTTGCATGAGCCCCATGAGCGTTTGCGCCATCTGGTTTACCTCTCCGGCAAGCATCCCCATCTCGTCCCGTGTCGTTATTGAAGATCGGGCGGTGAGGTCCCCCGCTGCCACCTCCGTCAGGGTGCCAAAGACGCTCCTGAGGGGCCGGCTGATGGAGTTGGCAATCAGGACGCCGAGCGCGCAAAGGAGAAGAGCCGCCGCTGCCCCGATGGCTACTGTCCAGGTGATGGATGAGTGATAACCGGAAAGATCGGACCTGTAGGTCGCGGCGGCTGCGTCGATGTTGTACTGCACAAGTTCCACGATTGCCTTCGTGGGCTTCTCGCTCAGCGGAGTTATGTTTCGTGTAGCATAGGCCAGGTCCTCCTCACGCTTCGCCGGATCCCCCAGGTGCCCTGCCACGGTGCGGGACAGTTTCACCGCCTCGGCATGGTACGCCTCACTTCCAGCCGCGAAGATATCTATCAGATCCTTCTCCTTCGGCTCCAGTTCGCTTTTTTTGAACTCCGCGATTCCGTCGACGATCTTGCTCCGTTGCACCTCGAGGTCCTGAGCCAGTTCCTCGACCTTTGAGCGATCCTTCACAAGGAGGATGCGGGCGACATCGAGCCGCATGGAGAAGAGATGCCCCTTCAGGTCGTTCAGGAGCCCGACATGCCGGACGGCAGCACTCATATCCTCTTCGCTCCGGGCCATCCCCTGCATCTTGAGGAGCCCCCCGGCCACCAGCGCAGCCATGGTGACAACAGCTAACGCAACGAGCACCAGACACTTCGTCTTCACCTTCAGATTCATCCAACTGTACATTACGCCTCTCCTCTATCTTCCTGAGCCTGATTCAGAAGATATCGTCGTAAGCGCCGGCACCTTGAGAACTTAATGAGGTGTAAACGGATTTTTGATAGGGGGATGGAGGAGACATGCTCCGGAGTGGGGTTAGCGCAGCACAAGACCAAGGAGCCAGTACAGCGCCATCCCTACGATGACGGTCCCGGCAAGGGAGCGGGTCTTGAGGGCAAAGAAGAGGGTCGGAATCGCCGCCAGGAGATCGGGGCGCGACGGATCGAAGGTGCGCGGCGTGCCGGTGGTTACCAGCACCGGCGCCACAAGGGAACTCAGTATGGCGACCGGCACGAGGTCGAGCCAGTCGGTGAGCCAGCGGGGGAGTTGCCTGCGGGAAAGGAGGGTCAGCGGGAGCATGCGCGGGAGATACGTGGCGAGCCCCATCCCCACGATCAGCAGTACGTAATGAATATCAGGCATGCACCTTCCTTTTTCTTGAATGTCTCTTTATCAGAAAGCCGATAGTCGCGGCGGCGCAGGAGGCCGCGATTATGTGTCCGTTTCCCTGGAAGATCAGGGAGAAGGATACGGAGAGGACGGCGGCGACGACTGCAGTGATGATGTGCAGCCTCTCCCGGAACTGGAAGGTCAGCAGGCAGATGAACATGCCGGTCAGGGCGTAGTCGATGCCGAAGGCGCCGGGGGGGACGAGGTTACCGATGTAGACGCCGGCGACGGTGCTGACAACCCAGCAGGCATTCGCGGCCTGGTTCATGGTTAGGGCACGCCACCGGTCCCACCCTTCCCCCCTGAAGCGCGCCATGTTGACGGCGAAGCTTTCGTCGGTGACCCCGTAGGCAAAGAGAGCCAGAAAGCGCCTGCTGATCCCGGGAAAATGCACGGACATGGCGGAGCTCATAAGAAGATGCCTCAGGTTCACCACGAAGGTCGTGGCGACGATGGTGACTGCCGAGACCCCGCTGCCGATCATGGCGACGGCGATGAATTGTGAACCGCCGGCAAAGACGAGCACGGACATCAAAAGGACATGCAGCGGGCCGAGCCCCGCCTTCTGGGCCAGCACCCCGAAGGAGAGCCCGATGGGGAGATAGCCGAGACAGACAGGCCAGGCGGCGCCAAGGCCGTCCCGCACGACGCAGTGACGCTCACTGACCAAGATTCCCCTCCACAGTCGCGACAGGGTCACCGAAGTTCAGGTTCAGAAAGACTGCCCCGATGATGATCGACATACCCACGACCTGTGACAGGACGATCTCCTCCCGCAGAAAGAGGGTGATGAAGACGAGCGACAGAACCGGAGTGAGGAGCGCAAAGTTCGAACTGTGGCTTGTCCTGGTAAGCTGCAGGGCGCGGTTCCAGAGGATGAAGGCGAGCGCTGTGGGGAAGACGCCGATGTAGAGGAGGATCAGGAGATCGACGGCCCCGATGCGCCAGGTGAAGCCGTAGAAGGGCATAAGGAGAAGAAGAAAGAGGAGCCCGAAAAGGTTGAACAGGAACATCCCGATACCGACATGGAAGCGGGCATGCTTGATGAGGACGCAAAAGAGCGCAAAGGTAAAGGCGCAGGCAAGGGAGAGAAGGACCCCCGAGCTCATCTCGAACCCGCGCAGGCTCCCGCCGGAGACGAGAATGAAGACTCCCATGAAGCCGAGGAGCACAAAGGCGACCGAGCGCAGCGAGGAGTGCTCGCGGTACACCAGGCGGGCCAGCACGATCATCATGAGGGGATACGTATAGGTGAGGATGACGACCTGGGCGGCGGGCAGGTGCTCGTACGACTTGATGCACAGAAGCTGCTGCACACCGAGCCCGATGACGCCGGTGAGGATGAAAAAGAGCGGCATCCTGCGAAATTCGGCGACGACCCCGCCCGCCTCCCCCGTGCGCAAAAGGTTCAGAAAGAGCGCCAGGACCGCGAAGCTCCCCATGTACACCGTGACGCTGTAACCGTCGAGGCGGGAGACACTGAGCTTGAAGGTCGTTCCGAGGGTGGCGAAAAGGAGCACGGCCAGGAGCGCGTAGATGCTCCCCTTGGTGGAGTCTTTCATTCCTGGGGCGCCTCCGCGGGTACGTTACGGAGGACGATGTCGCGCCGGGCAGTAGAGATAGCCGACCACGAGTAAAGCGCGAGCCCGCTCCAGATGCAGAGAAACGATGCGAGGTTCGCAGCAGTGAAGGGCTCGTGGTAAAGCCAGACCGCCTGCAGGAAGTGGAGGCTCGGAGTGATGTACTGCAGAAAGCCCATGGTCATGAGCCTCAGGCGGCGCGCGGCGGCAGCAAAGAAAAGGAGCGGGACGGCCGTCACCACCCCGCAAAGGATGAGGACGCCGGTGTCGGCTGCAGGTCCCGCGAGAAAGGCGCCGCGCCCGGTGAGCCCCAGATTAACCAGAAGAACCAGCGCCATCGGCCCCGCGAGGAAGGTCTCCATGGAGAGCCCCACCAGCGAGTCGACGGCCACTGTCTTGCGCAGAAGGCCGTACAGCCCAAAGGTGATGGCGAGGAGAATGGCGATCCAGGGGACTGCGCCGAGGGTGACTGCAGAAACTGCGACACCGACGACCGCAAGGAGAAGGCTCACCGCCTGCAAGCGCTGCATCCGCTCGCGCAGGAGCAAAAAGCCGAGCAGGACGTTGACCAGGGGATTCATGAAGTAGCCGAGACTCGACTGCAGCACCTCCCCCTTCCCTATCGCATAGATGAAGATAAGCCAGTTGGCGGCGATGAGAACCGTGCTGCAGCAGAGCGTGGCAAAGGTCTTCCACACGCGAAACGCGCTGCGGATCTCACCCCAGCGACCGCTGACCGTCACCAGTACGGCCAGAAAGAGCATCGACCAGACGATCCGGTGCGCCACCACCTCCAGCGGCGGGATGTGGGAAACGAGCTTGAAAAAGAGCGGAAAGAAGCCCCACACGAGATATGCCGCAAGGCCGCAGAGTACGCCGCGTCTGCTTTCCTGCGCAGCGGTCAAGCCGGCCTCAGTTGCACCGGTACTCATGCACTCTCCCTGATAGCGGCGATTTGACCGTCTGTTATGACTGAGAGCTCCTGCGGCGTGAGCCGAAAGAGGGCCGCCGGCGTCCCCGCCGCTGCCCACAATTCCTGGTACTGCAGCAGGTCCTCATCTATTACCGTCGGAAGCTTTTCCGGGTGCCCGAGGGGGGCGACCCCGCCGATGGCGAAGCCGGTCTTCTCACGCACGAAAGCAGCATTTGCCTTTGCGATCGGCTCTCCGGCTATTTCGGCGAGGCGCGCCTCTGCGACGCGGTTGCGACCGCTGGCAAGGACAAAGAGAGGGTTGCCGCTGACCGTCCCGCGGAAAAGGAGGGATTTTACAATCTGCCCCACATCGCAGCCGACAACCTGCGCCGCCTCTTCCGCGCTGCGGGTACTCTCGGAGCGCTCCTCCACGCGGCAGGAAAGCCCGAGAGCCGTCAGGGCATCCTGCACGCGCTGCGCGCTCCTGCTCAGTTGTGCTTCCATATCAACTCCAAAAGAGATCAAATTGCAATTGGCGGCGGGGCCTGGCGCTGAGCTAGGCGGATCCCACCAGGTGCCACACCTCGGCAGGTTTACGGTGCGGCATCGCTGCCGCGGCGATACATTTTAACCGGGCATCCCCCCATGCTTCCACGACGATGTGTTCACGGGCGGTTACCTCGATCTGTTCCCCCGGTGTGAGTACGTAGTCACACGGGTCCCCGCTCCGCGTCAGGTAGAGACATCCCGCCAGACAGCGCAGGGCCCTCACTTCCTTGTTTCCGTCAATCCCCAGTACAGCGCCATCATCGAGTCCGATTTCCATGACTCCCCCTTCCGCTTCACCGAAGCGGCTATTCCTTTGATGATGGATACTATAAAGTACCTTGCGAAAAATAACAGATACATTAAATTACAATTGTCACCATAACAGTTTGACAATCGCGACACTGTACCCTATTTTTATTCGCGCAACTGTTACTGTCGCAAGACTTGCCGACTCGATAGGATGTGGCCCATGGAAAAGAACTGCAGCGTCAACGGCTCGAAAACGCCCCTTTATGAAGAAGTCGCCGGGCAGGTCGCCCACCTCATCGAAGAGGGCACCTTCGGCCCCGGCTCGCGGATACCCTCGGTGCGGGCCTTGAGCCGTCAGCTCAACGTGAGCATCAACACGGTGATGGAGGCGTACGGGCTGCTGGAGGACCGCAGCCTCATCGAGGCACGTCCGCAGTCAGGGTACTACGTGCTGGCGCGTCTCGGGAACATCCCTGCCGAGCCAGGGGTCTCGTCCCCGCGCTCGCAGCCGACGAAGGTGAGCATCAAGGAGCTCTCCAACATGATCATGCGCGACATGCGGGACACCTCCCTCGTCCCGCTCGGCGCGGCGATCCCCAATCCCGAGCACCTCCCGGTGGACAGGCTGAACCGCATGCTCTCCACCGAGGCGCGCCGCTACCGGGAGCAGAGCGTTTCCTACGAGAGCCCTCCCGGTTGCGAGAAGCTGCGGGTGCAGGTCGCCCGCCGTCTCGTCTCCACCGGCTGCACCCTCACCCCGGACCAGATCGTCACCACCTGCGGCTGCATGGAAGCGGTCAATCTCGCGCTCCTTGCCGTCTGCCGCCCCGGTGACACCGTCGCCATCGAGTCGCCGAGCTACTACAACTTCCTGCAGGCACTGGAGCTTTACGGCCTGAAGGCGCTGGAGATACCGACCCATCCGCGGGACGGGATGAGGATCGACACCCTGCGCTACGCCATGGAGCACAACAAGATCAGCGCCTGCCTCGTGGTGAGCAACTTCTCCAACCCGTTGGGGAGTCTCATGCCGGACGACAAAAAAAAGGAGCTTGTGGAGCTCCTGGCCGCGCACGACGTCCCTCTCATCGAGGACGACCTGAACGGCGACCTCAGCTTCTCGCACGAGCGGCCGCGGGTGGCGAAGTCGTACGACAAGAAGGGGCTGGTGATGCTCTGCTCCTCCTTTTCCAAGACGCTCGCACCGGGGTACCGGGTCGGCTGGATCGCGCCGGGGCGCTTTCAGGGGGAGATCGAGAGACTGAAGGGGATCACCACGATAGCCGACGCCACCCCGCCGCAACTGGCGATAGCGGAGTTTCTGGCAAATGGCGGCTACGACCATCACCTGAGGACCCTGAGGCGGATCCACGCCCGGCAGACCTCGCTCATGGCGCAGGCGGTCGGACGCTACTTCCCTGAAGGGACGAAGATCACCAATCCTGCAGGGGGGTTTGTGCTGTGGGTGGAGTTTCCGGAATACGTCGACTCCCTCGTCCTGTACGAGCAGGCGCTGAAGGCGGGTATCACCATCGCGCCGGGGCCGGTCTTCTCGGCGATGCAGAAGTACCGCAACTGCATTCGCCTCAATGCCGGATACTGGTCCGATAGGGTGGAACGGGCGATAGAAACGCTCGGGAAATTTGCCGCAGCGATGGAGAGTTGAGGGGCGCACCCCATCCCCGCCCTGTCCCTCCCCCTTGAAAGGCTCCTCCGGCAATTCCGGGGTCGGTACATTGCCACGAAGCACTGCAGAAGGCCCAACGTTCCCCCCTTTGCGAAGGTTCATCCGGGAATTCCGGGAATTCAGCCCGGTCGCTTCCGTTGACGTGAGGGGACACTAGTGGCGCCGCGCTGGAGCACAGGCTTCCCAGCCTGTACCGCGGCGCCAGCCGCGCGGTCTGTGGCGGCTGCGCCGCCATCGCAGGCAAGATGCCTACGCTCCAGCGTGGGCGCACCCGGATTCTTTGTAGCGCGTTCCCCAGAATTCCCGGAAGACCCTTCGCGAAGGGGGGACAGGGGGGATTTAGCTCTTCGTTGGCACTGAGATATCTCTTCACTGCCCCGGGGCCTCACGCTGGAGCGCAGGCATCTCCGCCCACGTTGGCGGCGCAGCCGCCATCTCCCCGGAGCCCGGAGATAGTCAGTGGATCCCCAGGAAACCCCGTATCCCGGTAAAGACCAGCTGAGCGGCGATCGCGGCGAGCATGAGGCCGGTGAGCTTGCTCATGATCGTTATCCCCTTCCTCCCGATCACATGCTCTATCGCCTGCGCGCAGTACAGAATTATCCCGATGCACAACACCGCTGCGGCAAGCGCACCGCATCCCGCCGTCACCTGCCAGTACTCCTGCAGATCAGCACCCATGACCATCAAGGCACCGGTCGTCGCCGGCCCCACCGTGATCGGGATCGCCAGCGGCACGACTGAAATGTCGTCCTGCCGCTCTCCAGGCGCGACCGCCTCCCCCTGCACCATCTGCACGGCCGAAAGGAAAAGGAGGGCGCCGGCGCCGATGCGGAAAGCGTCGAGGGTGATGCCGAAGAGGGTGAAGAGATGGTTGCCGAAGAAATAGAGAATGAAACAGGCGAGCAAGACGGCGAAGGTGACGCGGACCGCCAGCCTGCGCCTCCCCTCCCCTCCCATCTCCTGGGTCATCGCCAGAAATACGGAGAGGACGAAGAAGGGGGTGAGGAGGAAGAAGAACTTGATCCACACGCTGATGAAGAAGTTTACGTACATGTTCATGATGCCTCCGTCGTGGCGGAGGAGGCTCCAGTCACCGCCGCACTCTTTGAGTAGCGGGACGAGACCCTGGTAAAGATGAAGAGGCCGGCAAAGATCAGCGCCCCGCCGAGAAGCTGGCGCGCGGTCGGGGTCTCATGGAGGAAGATCGAGGCCCAAAGGATTGCTCCGAGCGGCTCGCCGAGGATGCTGACGGAGACGACCGACGCCTGCACGTAGCGTAGCGCCCAGTTGAAGGTCGTGTGGCCAAGGACTGTGCACACGCCCGCCAGTGCAAGAACGAGTACCCAGTCTGCAGCGGGATACGGGTAAAAAGGGATCTTCGCAAAGAGGGTCGCCGCGACCAGCACGACGGAGCTCACGCCGTAGGTCACGAAGGTATACCCGGAGAGCTCCACGCTCCCCCGCAGCCGCCGCCCGATCAGGATGTAGCCGGAGACGAAGATTGCTGCGGCAAATGCCAGCACGTCCCCCCAGAAGGCATCCATCCCGATCTTGAAATCCCCCGCCCCGATGACGAAGCTGCCGGAGAGGGCGAGTATCCCGCCAAAGACGGCCATGCGCGGCACCTTCTCTCCAAAGAAGAGCCACGAGCCGAGGAGCACGAAGACGGGCTGGGTGGTGACGATGACGACGGAGCTGGCGACGCTTGTGTATTTGAGCGAGGTGAACCAGGTGACGAAGTGGAGCGCCAGGAAGGCGCCGCTTCCGGCGCACAGGAGGAGCTGCCGGCGATTCATCGCTCGCACGCCGCGAAGGCGCCCGGCAACAGTGGTGGGCGCCAGGAGAAGGAAGGTGAAAAGGAGCCGGTAGCTCGCGATAATGAGGGGGGGCGCCGTGCACAGCCGCACGAAGAGCGCCGAGAAGGAGACGGCAAAAACCCCTACCAGGACTGCAAGGTAGGGGTTCACCAGCGGTTTATGTACGGTTGCCTCAGGCACCCTATTCTCCAAGGTAAGCCTTGCGCACCTCGGGATTAGCTGCCAGCTCCTTGGCGTCACCTTTCAGGACGACCTCGCCCGTCTCGAGGACGTAGGCGCGGTTGGCGATGGAGAGCGCCATGTGGGCGTTCTGCTCCACCAGCATGATCGTCGTCCCGGTCTTGTTGATCTCGCCGATGATCTCGAAGATCTTCTCCACCAGCATCGGAGCAAGCCCCATGGAGGGCTCGTCCAGGAGGAGGAGCTTCGGGCTGGTCATCAGGGCGCGCCCCATGGCGAGCATCTGCTGCTCCCCGCCGGAGAGGGTCTTCGCGAGCTGCTTCTTGCGCTCGGCAAGGCGGGGGAAGAGCGAAAAGGCCCGCTCGATCCCGTCCTGCATCATCTTCTTGTCGCTCTTGGAATAGGCACCCATCTCCAGGTTCTCCAGAACGCTCATCTTGGAGAAGACGCGACGCCCTTCCGGAACCTGGCAGATCCCCATCTTCACGATCTCGTGGGGGGGAACCTGGGTAATATCTTTTCCGTTATAGGAGATCTTGCCGGCGGCCGCCGGGACGATCCCCGAGATGGTGTTGAGAATGGTGGTCTTCCCGGCGCCGTTGGCACCGATCAGCGCTACGATCTCACCCTGCTTCACTTCGCAGTTGACACCTTTGAGGGCCTTGATCGCCTTGTAATTTACCGAGAGTTGTTCAACGACGAGCATCATCTGATCCTTTGCGATCTTGGTCTTGGTCCCTAGTGGACGGCCGCTTTGCCGAGGTAGGCCTCGATGACCTTCGGGTTGGCGCGCACCTCGTCCGGGTTCCCCTCGGCGATCTTAACGCCGTAGTCGAGAACGGTGATCCGGTCGGAGATCCCCATCACGAACTTCATGTCGTGCTCCACGAGGAAAA
The DNA window shown above is from Geomonas sp. RF6 and carries:
- a CDS encoding MarC family protein, encoding MNMYVNFFISVWIKFFFLLTPFFVLSVFLAMTQEMGGEGRRRLAVRVTFAVLLACFILYFFGNHLFTLFGITLDAFRIGAGALLFLSAVQMVQGEAVAPGERQDDISVVPLAIPITVGPATTGALMVMGADLQEYWQVTAGCGALAAAVLCIGIILYCAQAIEHVIGRKGITIMSKLTGLMLAAIAAQLVFTGIRGFLGIH
- the rarD gene encoding EamA family transporter RarD — its product is MSTGATEAGLTAAQESRRGVLCGLAAYLVWGFFPLFFKLVSHIPPLEVVAHRIVWSMLFLAVLVTVSGRWGEIRSAFRVWKTFATLCCSTVLIAANWLIFIYAIGKGEVLQSSLGYFMNPLVNVLLGFLLLRERMQRLQAVSLLLAVVGVAVSAVTLGAVPWIAILLAITFGLYGLLRKTVAVDSLVGLSMETFLAGPMALVLLVNLGLTGRGAFLAGPAADTGVLILCGVVTAVPLLFFAAAARRLRLMTMGFLQYITPSLHFLQAVWLYHEPFTAANLASFLCIWSGLALYSWSAISTARRDIVLRNVPAEAPQE
- a CDS encoding DMT family transporter, which codes for MKDSTKGSIYALLAVLLFATLGTTFKLSVSRLDGYSVTVYMGSFAVLALFLNLLRTGEAGGVVAEFRRMPLFFILTGVIGLGVQQLLCIKSYEHLPAAQVVILTYTYPLMMIVLARLVYREHSSLRSVAFVLLGFMGVFILVSGGSLRGFEMSSGVLLSLACAFTFALFCVLIKHARFHVGIGMFLFNLFGLLFLLLLMPFYGFTWRIGAVDLLILLYIGVFPTALAFILWNRALQLTRTSHSSNFALLTPVLSLVFITLFLREEIVLSQVVGMSIIIGAVFLNLNFGDPVATVEGNLGQ
- a CDS encoding aminotransferase-like domain-containing protein, with translation MEKNCSVNGSKTPLYEEVAGQVAHLIEEGTFGPGSRIPSVRALSRQLNVSINTVMEAYGLLEDRSLIEARPQSGYYVLARLGNIPAEPGVSSPRSQPTKVSIKELSNMIMRDMRDTSLVPLGAAIPNPEHLPVDRLNRMLSTEARRYREQSVSYESPPGCEKLRVQVARRLVSTGCTLTPDQIVTTCGCMEAVNLALLAVCRPGDTVAIESPSYYNFLQALELYGLKALEIPTHPRDGMRIDTLRYAMEHNKISACLVVSNFSNPLGSLMPDDKKKELVELLAAHDVPLIEDDLNGDLSFSHERPRVAKSYDKKGLVMLCSSFSKTLAPGYRVGWIAPGRFQGEIERLKGITTIADATPPQLAIAEFLANGGYDHHLRTLRRIHARQTSLMAQAVGRYFPEGTKITNPAGGFVLWVEFPEYVDSLVLYEQALKAGITIAPGPVFSAMQKYRNCIRLNAGYWSDRVERAIETLGKFAAAMES
- a CDS encoding DUF2917 domain-containing protein, which encodes MEIGLDDGAVLGIDGNKEVRALRCLAGCLYLTRSGDPCDYVLTPGEQIEVTAREHIVVEAWGDARLKCIAAAAMPHRKPAEVWHLVGSA
- a CDS encoding DMT family transporter, which codes for MPEATVHKPLVNPYLAVLVGVFAVSFSALFVRLCTAPPLIIASYRLLFTFLLLAPTTVAGRLRGVRAMNRRQLLLCAGSGAFLALHFVTWFTSLKYTSVASSVVIVTTQPVFVLLGSWLFFGEKVPRMAVFGGILALSGSFVIGAGDFKIGMDAFWGDVLAFAAAIFVSGYILIGRRLRGSVELSGYTFVTYGVSSVVLVAATLFAKIPFYPYPAADWVLVLALAGVCTVLGHTTFNWALRYVQASVVSVSILGEPLGAILWASIFLHETPTARQLLGGALIFAGLFIFTRVSSRYSKSAAVTGASSATTEAS
- a CDS encoding YbaK/EbsC family protein: MEAQLSRSAQRVQDALTALGLSCRVEERSESTRSAEEAAQVVGCDVGQIVKSLLFRGTVSGNPLFVLASGRNRVAEARLAEIAGEPIAKANAAFVREKTGFAIGGVAPLGHPEKLPTVIDEDLLQYQELWAAAGTPAALFRLTPQELSVITDGQIAAIRESA